The following is a genomic window from Manihot esculenta cultivar AM560-2 chromosome 9, M.esculenta_v8, whole genome shotgun sequence.
GCCATGACTGTTAATGGATTCCAACTTATGTTGCATACGGATTTTAATCTGCCATGAATGTTAATGGATGTAACCTATATCACATGGACAAAGAAGTGTTGATCTGACCTGCAGGGTACCATATCTGAGTTTCAGATTGTATGTATGTGGATCAACTCTGACTCTGAGGCACCTCAAAAGCTAGTTATGAAGATGAGAACACGTTGAAATACCATTTGTAAGTCCTATATTTTGCCCATTTAGGATCATTAGGTTCCACTGGTTCAGTTGTAGAACTCATTTGGATCCTACTAATCCAAAAGAGAAGGTGATTCCTTTTTCACACGAGTTCacgaaaaatattatttccctTTCCGGAAACACACGTGAGTTTCCAATATGGAATCTCCTTTTTCttgttgcattttttttttaattaaatagctTACAGGTGCATGCTAACAAAAAAGCATTGCTCTAACAATGTTCTCTTTAGTTTCACAGAATTTAATTTCTTTGCTATCAGAACATACGTTTGCTGAGGGATGGAAGTAACACATGGAGAGTTGTAGGAGAAAGAAAAAGGTTAAGAATCAGCATACTACTTTCTATCTTCTGCCCCAGAAATCTGCATGATATGTTCCAAAAATTGTGGACAAGTGTAGCATTATGAATGCTGTTTGCAACTTTTCTTTATTTCCTTGATTCTCTCTTGatcttaaggaaaaaaaaagagaaaatttactatttagtccctatattatgagaaaactcattagttaattCTTTAGTTGATCATTCTCCGGTAAATAAGGGATTTTGCAGTACATCTCAAGTAATATATAGTGTTTAAGTTCTTGAACTCTTGCTAAATAGCTTGATCAGTGAGAACCAATGGCAGAAACTGCTGTTCTTGAATCTTACTAGGGAAGAAGTTGATATATCACACTGATTCAGCCCTTTGTTTGccaaacatgctaaaaacaatACAACAAAAGTCAGTAACTTGACCTTTATGTTATTAACATTCAACACCTAAACTTTACAATACTATAACTATTTAATCCATgagttttataaaatataattattaatcaatataACTTTAACGCtcagaaattttaaaatacacaCAATTCATATCTGTACACTGTGCGTAAAAGTTAActaattacaaaaatattaacTAGTGCTAAGTTGCTAATTGATTTATTGAGTAAAAGTCGGGTTGGAATTGTGCATTTGAATACCTAAAGCAAATATGGCATAAAGTGAAAGCACCCATATGTATGCTAAGGCCATTTTAGCCCTTGTTATCATCTTCTTAAAAATATCAACCTTATCAGCAGTAGAATCAGTATGGCCATTGATCGCCAATCATCTCTCTAGACAATGGGCCTGGTTGCTTTCGGCTGTGACCTAGTCAGACAAGGTGCTTTTGACATCAAGTTGAAAGAAGAGAAGCACAAATAGATTATTCCACATGGTTTGGTGTCCCCACTCaatagaatttttaataatgcTGGTACAAAGGCAATGCACCTCTTACATCACCTTTGTAAAAGGGATTTGGTCTTTTTCTGATTTGCTGACATTTTTTATGATTATCTATGTAGATGCATGCTTATCCCTACAATATTTGCCTAGGAGGAGTTTTTTTTCCCGAAAGATTGAGGGAAGGAACAATGGAGAATCATATAGGATTAGcggaaattttcatttatttcttGCCATCCTATTTAGAGAGGGCATATTCTATTCCAGTATTAGTTTAGTCAGTTTGGCCGAGCCATAAGTAGATTGGAGACCATGGGTGAATCTAAATTAAATTGAGGTGAGTCAAGTCAAGAGAAGGAAAAGAATGCTTCTCTTTAGTTCTTTTCTAGAGGAggaatttcttttttctttttttatattggTCCCTTTCCATTCAGTATACCTGAGGCCTTTTACTTGTTTGGATTTCTCTTACTCCTTTGGTTAGGGGACGTGATGTAAGCATCAGTGGCGCCCTCTCAACTACAgttcttgaagatttgagcatacttttaattttatttagttgtAGTTTGATCTAAATCAAAACAATTCAATGTTTATTTGTTTctaaatttattctttttacTAAATTCAACTATTGaataaatttattctttttacTAAATTCAACTATTGAAATGAACAgtgaatttaaaattgaataggATAAAACAATAAATGAATGACTCTCTTATAGTTTTGAGTGTGTTTTGAACTTGTAAAAAATGGTATTAATAACGTATAAAAAGCAACAAACGCCAAGATCATGACACATATACGCGTGATTTGAAAAAAACGAGTTACTCTCTCCAGGTGGTCCAACCAAATTGAAGAAAAACTTATCTATAAGAGACTGACCTATGAGGGATCGAAGATCAggtcattaacatcatgacCTCCCTAATATCTAGAGCGAATAGAGTGCTGATCCCAATGAAAGTCGTGCAGACTAGGCACGACCTGATAAAATCAGAACAAGTCAACAAACCTTCAGGCAATAATCGGTTCCCTCTAACCCACTTCGAAGTAATGAATGTACATACATGAAAACTGTCCAGCTACCTAACACACTTACATTGATCAGTTGTCTACTAGCCGCCTGACATATTTGCCGCACCACTCCAACACTCAATCTGATGGGACATAAAGCAGGAAACCATAATACAAATACCCAAAAAACCAACTTCACCAGGGGATCCATCTCTCTTCTCTCTCAACTTCTTACAAGCTCTCACTCTCCTAAGAACTAAGGCAAAAAGGAACTAATTCCTCTTAGAAATACAGAAGAACCCTCGAAGTGGAGGCCCTCTggaaaatttcttttaaatgttttattatttattttatttcattttttttctctttatgtTAATGAATCTTAGAGATAACCTTTGATTTGACTTGAGTATCgaagggtctccaccggggACATCTCTGCTAGACCCCCTTGACTGTCTTTTTCCATCTTATATGTCTGTCTCTAGGTACGAAGGAAACTATCCCATCGCCGGAACTTCCAAACCAAACCCATTGATATCCACATGGCAAACCAAGAAAAGCTAAATAGCCAAACAACAAGAAAaacagaaagaaagagagagggtGTAGATATTCAGAGTCACTAGTTGCATCTAAAAGCCACATAGCGAAGAATCAGATAGAAAAAGATGTTGATGCAAGAAGAAAGAGCAACCATGGAAAAGGAGTGACCAGCATGAGTTACCCAATTTGTACAGTTATTTTCTTACTcaaaatatttttgttattatgaactagtaaaaaaatttacaatcttaAATAAAAACCTTGTTTATGTGAACCCTAATATAATAAGTACACCAAAGAAGTTTAAAAGCTCCCATCTATGATTAATTTTAGCATAAGTCCATTGAAAAAAAGATTATATGTTTAAAGCATACCACATTATGATTTTGAAGGTGTGAAGTAATATATGCATTATAATACttattatattcttttaaatCATATGAAATGATATGGTTATATAGAATTAATATTTGCAATCAGTCGAACCATAAATCTGAAATATCTGATCATTCAAATTACACTTCTtacaagttttaatttttagaaaaattcaaAAGCAAGAGAAAGACTAAAGAATAAAGGTCAAGAGCCCGGAAATCACTCAAGGCGAAAATGCTAAGGAGCAAATCCAAGACCAACAAAGCCCAAAAATCAACCAGCAAACTAAGGAGCTTATCATAGCTACTAAACCAGAAGGACGAGGTAAAGCTAAGTACATCATACACTCAATGCTCATTGACAAATATTACTCAATCAACAACTGAGTGTTCTTGCTACATTTATATGCATAGTACAAGTCTTTAAATCTCAAGAGTAAAAAAAAGGCTAATAAGTCCAAAATCGCCAGCAGGGCCACGAGTTTGAATATCGAAAATCGCCAATAAGGTCACGACTCTGAATTTTGAAAATCGCCAGTAAGGCCATAAGCTTGAATCTCGAAAATTGCCAGTAAGGCCACAAGTCTGAATCTTGTAAATTGCCAGTAAGGCCACGAGCCTGAATCTCAGAAATCGCTAGTAAGGCTACGAGTCTGAATCTTAAAAATAACCAGTAAGATCACGAGCCTAAATCTTGAAAATCGCTAGTAAGGCCACGAGTCTAAATCTTTTAAATCGCCAGTAAGGCCACTAACCTGAATCTGAAAAATCACCAGTAAGATCACGAGCCTGAATATTTGAAATAGCCAATAAGGCCACGAGCCTGAATCTAGAAAATCGCTAGTAAGTCTACAAACTTGAATATAAAAAATCGTTAGCAAGGCAATAGTCTAAATCTTTGAAGTTACCTGTAAGGCTATGAGCTCAAATTTCAGAAACACCAAGAAATGCCAAAAGCCCGTACCATGAAGTTAAGTATCTTGTACAATGCAATGTTCATTAATGATTCAATTGACAATAGGCATTCTCGCTGCATATATACTTTGTGCAGTTTTCTGTCTTGTGCAGAGAAATTATTGCAAATAAAAATAAGGTTGTAAGCCTGAGTCATGAAATCACAAGTAAGACCATGAGTTTGAATCCTCGCTAAAGAGCTCGATAGAAATAAAAGGGCAAAAGAATTCGGAAGCACAATCAGGATTAAGTGTTTTGAAAGAGCGAAAGCTCGGAAATACGCTAAGGGCAAAAAAGTCTGAAAGCGAGATCAAAACTAAGAGTTGGAAGCACAATTAGGACTAAAGTGTCCAAAAAGGTAAAAGAGCGAAAACTCATAAACACGCTAAGGACAAGAGAGTCCGGAAGTGGAATCAGAGCTAAGAGTCCGGAAGTACAATTAAGACTAAAGTGCCCAGAAAGGTAAAAGAGTGAAAGATCGGAAACACGCTAAGGGCAAAAGAGTCTGGAAGTGGGATTAAGGCTAAGAGCTCGGAAGCACAATCCGGACTAAAGACACTCCTATTATAAATCCTCATTTTAAATCCAGAAGCACCCACTCAACAACCGACATCTATCACCACCTGTTTGCCAAGGCACTCCTCATTACTATAACCGACAAACACTAGCGTCGATGTCCACAAAATTGATGCAAAAAAGACCAAAATTCATCCCTGCATGCAAGTAACCAGAGGACTACAAGAAGAACACAGCTATAGATGCACTAGCAGAACAAAGAAGCTCGCAGGAGAATCCATAGAGCTactcaaaaagaaaacaaaaaccagCAAGGGGGCGACGGTGCAAATTCAATTGATCATCTGCTTAGGCGAGCATGAGTCACTAGATGCATCAGTGTGGACCCGActcaaaatgaaaacaaaaccCAACAAGTAGGCAATGGTGCAAATTCAACTGATCATCTGCCTAGGAGAGTATGAGTCACTAGAAGCATCAGTGCGAACCCAAGCCACCAGCGGCAAAGTAAAGCATGCCTCCCTTATCTCCAAAACAGAACTGCTAACTCTCAAAATCAaatcggaaaaaaaaaattatccctCTCCTGTAAAACATCACATAtctagggaaaaaaaaaaataatgaagcaAAAAGCAAGCCAAAACCATCCTTGGATGAAGAGGGACAATCATGGGACAATAATTAATAAACCTAAAATTTAGTTCTTCTTTTTGTTAGGGCACTTAGGATACTTAGGGCAAATATTTCTAAAGGATTACCAAAATTTCAATGATATTAAGACATGTCTTGGCAGATTAACATGGTGTTATTACCAATAAAGCTATACTGTTAAACCTTATATTTTGTCTGCTTTGATTTATTCTATTGCTTTGCATAATCACAGTTATTATTGAAGTGAATTTATGtatgtaattttatattttatttaaataaatagactTTGTGATTCCAAAAATAGAActagagaaatttttttttattattttctttgtttGGATAATAAATAGAGGGGAAAAAATGAGAAAAGAGGGAAAAGGGACAAATTTTCTTCATTAATCTAAAATATTCCTATTTAATTTGAAGAGAAACAAAAGGAAATTGAAAAAGGAGATACTATTTGTATTATAATTActtctaaaattatataaaaacaaaAGTATAATTTATAGCAATTATGTAATTTTATGAGAATAGATCATTTATTTATCCTTTGTAATAATAaggtatttaaataatataatttttttaatttattatattattaaaaaattatttctaattgtatttgaaaaaaaattagaagaaaaataaaaaaaataataattttttaattttttattttgaaatatgcagtttaattttttattaaaatagtagTTTGTGATAttacattattaataaataataattattttaaattttatattaatgtgAAATTGgtataatgaaattttattttaatataaaattaaattataaatactaaaataaatcataaatttgTGATATTTTTCTGGCCTTCTCAAAAGATACACGAGGAGAAAAGGTAATAGCGGTGGATAATTCTTTATACTGGGGAGAATCGCAACGTTTGAACCCCATCCTTCGTCACAAAGCAAacatcttttcctttttcattacaTGTATTTTAGTTTTCTTTCCTTTCGCTTCATTTGTCCTTTCTTTCTCTTCTATTTtatttcctcctttttatctttaacactctctctctctctctctctctctctctattctCCAGTATATTTTCATGTCCATTCCATGTGCATGTCTTTTAATCAGCTCACTGTATGAATCTCATTAAAAATCCATTTGGGTCCTCTTCCTAAAACCCAGAATACACCTTCCATTAAAATGGCAGAAGCAGCTTCTAAGTAcctcttcttattcttcttctcgtTTCTCATTCTCTGCTCTTCTGGTAAGCAACTACCCTTTCTTGCAGAACTTGAAggaacccaaaaaaaaaaaccattctTTATGATTGTACTTATGGAAGTAATTACTAGGTCTTTTTAATTATCTTGATTCAATTATAGTGCTATAAAGTGATGGGTGCTTAAATTCATAATCTTTTTGCAGGAACTCAGGTGGGTTTCTCCTATAATGCCAGAGGGGACATTTCAGCTTCATCACTTAGCAGAACGCTATCATTACTTGAGCTGAACAAGGTTTCTGGATCCCTCATTCGAGTTTTTGTTGCAGATCACAGGGTTTTAAGCTCACTTTCCAATTCTGGTGTGTCTGTTGATCTTTACTTAAATGAAAGTCTGGTTGAGAATTTTGCAAATTCTAGATCATCTGCTATTTTGTGGCTGAAAACAAATGTGATGACCTTTGTGCCTCAAGTTAACATCAAGAGTGTCATTGTAAGAAGCAGTAATGACTTGTCCAAGCTTTTATCTTCCTTGAAGTTGATCCATTCAGTTCTCAGTAGTTCTCAATTTAATAGTGAAGTTAAAGTCTCAGTAGCAATTCCATCGTCATTCTTGGAGAATTTGGATGCTACACAAGAACATCACCTGCTTAGGGTTTTGGGATTTATCAAGAGAACTAGGTCCTTCATCATTGTAGAAGGAAGTATTGATAATGGTGCAGAATTGAGCATGGGAGATCTTGTTCTGAAATCAATTATCCAGAAAGCAAAGCTTTCCACTTCTATACTTACTtgtaatgatgttaatgtaGTCATGACAGTTAAGGGCCTTATAGATCCTAGTGGAAGAGACTTGGCTGAATTTGCAGCCAAGTTCTCAAAATCACTGCAGAAAACTAAGGTTTCAGGTCAGATAGCTGAGTTGTATGCAGAAGTATCTTCCATGGAAGATTTTGTTGAAAAAGAGCTTAAGAGAGAACATGAACAAATCTTTCCTTTGTCTCGCCGAGAACTCTTTAAAACTACTTCACACGACATGATCAATCCACCAGTGACGGTTCCTCAGGGCAATCCCACACCAACAATTGTTACTGTCCCTGCTACTAATCCTGTCACTATCACTCCGGCTAATCCTGCATCTACTCCAGTACCAATCCCTTCCACCACACCTGTTGTGGTTCCCCCTACAAATCCCTCTGTTAATCCACCACCGCCAATCACCAATCCAGTCACAACACCAGCACCTGTCACAGTTCCTGGGATGCAACCGATAACTAATCCGGTGACAACATATCCTACCCCACCAGTAAACGTTCCAGTCACAACTCCAGTCACCAACCCTGTGTCGCCTCCTGTAACAACAAATGCTCCTGCTATTCCAGGACAGAGCTGGTGTGTGGCTAAGTCTGGATCACCGGAAACGGCACTTCAATCAGCACTGGATTATGCATGTGGAATGGGAGGTGCTGATTGTTCACAGATCCAGCAAGGTGGGAGCTGCTATAACCCAAACACTCTTCAAAACCATGCCTCATATGCTTTTAACAGCTACTATCAGAAGAATCCTGTGGCAACCAGCTGTGATTTTGGAGGGACAGCCACCATAGTCAGTGCTAATCCAAGTAAGAGAACTTCTTAACTTAATGATTCTTTCTTTTATTGTGCTTAAATTTTCTTCATCGTCCAAATATTCAAAACTGTTTCTAAGAGTCTCATAACATATTAACAGGCACTGGTTCATGTGTTTTTCCATTATCGTCAACATCATCGTCAACATCAACACCGCCATCATTGCCAACTCCAACACCATCAACTTCAATAACAAATCCAGCAACAACACCATCATCTCCAGGGGCTGGAACGTCAGGGTAACAGTGCCCATCCATAGGTTTCCATTTTCGTTTTTGTTCCTAATTAAAAAACTTAATGACATGAACCGCTGCTCTTTCTGCAGAACTGTTACTCCACCATCAGTGTTAAACTCAAGCAGCCCTGGCTCAGGTACCACAACAGGTTTCGGGTCGGAAACCCCTCCTGGTTTCAGCACTTCCACATCCAAGTCAGCGTCTTTGCAACCATCAATTGGGGGCATCATTCTGATAACATTCTTCATTATCAGAATAATTATTCTGGACATGTAGAATGATGAATTTCTCAATGTACATTCATTGGTTGGAAATTCATGCATACACAGCAGATCAGAGTTGCAGATACTCCCatctttgaaagaaaagaaacagAAGCTGAAATACACAAGGCTCCTAGATCCTTCTAAAGATTAACCAGCTGGTTCAGCTTGCACTGGATGTAAAGATGTTTATTGCTCAAGGTACGATTAATTTTCTACCTGAAACTTACTCACATATTGAATGCTAGGCTGCTATTATTAGTTAAAGTAATGAGGTTGGATATTAGTAGTACAAGGGCAATTTTGTTTCTGTAAATCTTTGATAAGTAGCAGAGACATGTGTACTATCATGTTTGCTTAATCCAATTAAATGAACTTGCAATAGAAACTCGCTCATGAGGGAGAATTACATAAAATTGACGATATAACTACAGAGTTTCTCCATTCAGTGGTGTTAGAGCCTAATGGGAAAAAAGAAAGGTATATCTATTCAGTTATAAGACCATTACATTACCATGTGAGTGGTAATAAAGTAGGCTCCTGGGTCTTGGCATGCAAGAAAAGAGGCAAGTCCAAAAATACCTGGTTCTTACTTATAATGGTGAGAATATTCCAGATGTTGGATACATAATTTGACTTTCATGTCAAACCAGCTTTACTCATGCAAAATTGCCGACTTGTCAAGATGCTCCAATTATTTGGGTAGAAAATGCTGGCCTAGCATGCAAAACAGTCAAAAGCATATCCCATATTCCAAGACAAAGAACTAGACTAATAACAACAAGGGTGCCTGCCTACAACCACTAAAAGTCATGCAAGCTAGCTGCTAGCCATCCATAATAGGCAAGATTTTTCCTGAACAATTTGTGCATTTGATGACAGTTGCACTGGAAAATCAATGAATTTAAATCATACACCACTGCACCAAACATTTGACAAAAGATAGACTCAGCAATAGCAAGCCTGTATTAGCAAACCACTGCATGATCCGTCCAGCATCTAAATAAGACATTGTTGTTGTTGCTGACTAGGTTCACAAGTAACATTAAAAATACGAGAAATGGTTCATTTTTCATTACAATGCACCATGAACCTAATGAAACCATCAACATTGAAGATCTTATAATTTCCATACTCTACTCACTAGTTTTCTTTTTGTACTTGACCGGTTGACCCTCTACTTTTCTAACAATCTAAAATATAGTAGCCTAATTTTCAGCATATTTCAAAAGATTCGAGGATTCTGGTAACAAGAGCACCAAATAAGGCACTTTTCATGGCTACATAGAAAAGATAATCTCTACTGTGAGCATTTCTAAAAGCAGAATGGCCTCTACAACTCCCCTAAACTCAAGGTATCAAAAGTTTTATACACAAGGATCGGACAACATAATCACTTCATCGCTTTGTAAATACTACCAGGATCAACATTGACATTGAAACTACAATCTTGAAGGCGGAAGATTCCAAGAAATTTTGCTTTTCATTATTAACTGCAGCTACAGTCTGTTGTTTGTTGGCTAACTGTTCTCTGAGCTCTTTTAGTGCTTTGTCCCTTCTCTCTCCCATCTGTTGCAAGAAATAGATATCATCTAAGCAAAAATCAGTTTTGAATAGTTTAAGGAACACAACCCCCACAAAAAGAGCAATACAAGACATTAACTAGAAAGTAATAGCATTCCAGAAACCACCAGCAGACAGTATAATAATGTGGACCATTTAATTGGTAACAACCTCACTGTCCCAGTGAATCAAAATGCAAGCACTTGCATACCACAAGGATGTGGTCCGCCTAGTTAATTACTCAATTATAGCTAATTTGGTTAAGTCAGGCATCTGCACAATGGCATGTTTGATCCTCTTCTTATATGTAAAATGGTGTGTCTGTTGAAAACTTATCCGTGGTAGTCAATGCCACTATTCTGTCCTTGGAAGAAGAGGGAAGACAAAAAAAAACTCACTCTTTGCAACTTTCGTGTCTGAGCACGAGCTTCCTGAAGACAGAATTCCAACTTCAGAACCCTCTTTTTCAGCTCCTGATCAGCTCGTCGCTGCTTTTCCAACTGTCAACAAACATGTTAAACCTCATAAATAAGCAGGTCCATGCACCTCAAAGAAAAATGGACATAAAGAATGAAAAGTTACAAGCAACAGGAATAGATTATATAAGTCAAAGATGGAAGCACCTGTGTTTCCAATTCCTTGGTTTTGAGCTTCCAGTGGGCAGACATGATTCTTATTTCATCTTTCAGTTTAGATATTTCTTCATCTTTAACAATCAAAAGTTTATTGATCTTCTCAAAATTTTTCGGTGATATCTCATCTAGCAATTTCCACAGTTCACAATCTTTGCCAGGTCCAGCCTTGGCAATCGATTGCATAATGTCTTGCTCAACTCTAAGAACTTCATCTTTCAATTGTTTTTGGTAAGATTCCCTTTCCTGTAGATCGTTTTGTAAATTGTTTAATTGCTCACCTAGCCTCATCACACGATCCTCGTGCTCTTTTAATGAACTATTCTTCACATCTAATTCCTTTCTCAGCGCTAAACACTGAAGCTGAGCTGATTGAGCTGATGCAGCACTTGCATCTGCAGTTGCTTGGGTGGCTGCAAGCTGGGATCTAAGGAAATCCAACTCCTTTAGGTGCTGTTCCCTTAAAGAATTTGAATCAGAAACTTGGCAAACAGTGTGCAAATGAAAAGTTATAACCTGAGTAATCTGGAAATAGGTACATTGCAATATAGGTATATTCTTAAGCAAGATAGTTATGAATATTAATACCTCAATTTATAATTCCATTTCTTTCAATTCCTCGTTAAATCTTCAATTTGatataaatttctttttctaGTGAAGAGACAAAGTAAGAAATGCAGGTAGGAGTTACATAAAGAACACAAGAGTGAAACAAGAAACTTCTAGTCAATGAACTTCTCTATTCAAATGTGTTGTGCATGACATATAAATACAATACTTTACAcatatttaattatagaaaCTGCGCACTGACTCTTACATTTACTCCATGCGCAGCAGTCAATATCTTTCCTTTCCCCATTATCCTCCATGCATTTGACTTCAATACCCTACCTTTAAATTCCACTTGCCCTTTTAAGTAGATATCCTACTTATTATTCTCTCcctatctcataatttttgtccatattcctttttttttttattgtcccACAATTATTATCCACTTTCCTTTTTTTAGA
Proteins encoded in this region:
- the LOC110622661 gene encoding nuclear envelope-associated protein 2 isoform X1 is translated as MSVFDKPSSSSAISSSQSVSARDIDPLLKDLNEKKQSFRRNVVSLAAELKEVRSRLASQEQSFAKETLTRQEAENKAKTMEKEICTLQKRLEERNGQLQTSASTADKHLKELDFLRSQLAATQATADASAASAQSAQLQCLALRKELDVKNSSLKEHEDRVMRLGEQLNNLQNDLQERESYQKQLKDEVLRVEQDIMQSIAKAGPGKDCELWKLLDEISPKNFEKINKLLIVKDEEISKLKDEIRIMSAHWKLKTKELETQLEKQRRADQELKKRVLKLEFCLQEARAQTRKLQRMGERRDKALKELREQLANKQQTVAAVNNEKQNFLESSAFKIVVSMSMLILVVFTKR
- the LOC110622661 gene encoding nuclear envelope-associated protein 2 isoform X2, whose translation is MSVFDKPSSSSAISSSQSVSARDIDPLLKDLNEKKQSFRRNVVSLAAELKEVRSRLASQEQSFAKETLTRQEAENKAKTMEKEICTLQKRLEERNGQLQTSASTADKHLKELDFLRSQLAATQATADASAASAQSAQLQCLALRKELDVKNSSLKEHEDRVMRLGEQLNNLQNDLQERESYQKQLKDEVLRVEQDIMQSIAKAGPGKDCELWKLLDEISPKNFEKINKLLIVKDEEISKLKDEIRIMSAHWKLKTKELETQLEKQRRADQELKKRVLKLEFCLQEARAQTRKLQRMISISCNRWEREGTKH
- the LOC110622659 gene encoding uncharacterized protein PB18E9.04c: MAEAASKYLFLFFFSFLILCSSGTQVGFSYNARGDISASSLSRTLSLLELNKVSGSLIRVFVADHRVLSSLSNSGVSVDLYLNESLVENFANSRSSAILWLKTNVMTFVPQVNIKSVIVRSSNDLSKLLSSLKLIHSVLSSSQFNSEVKVSVAIPSSFLENLDATQEHHLLRVLGFIKRTRSFIIVEGSIDNGAELSMGDLVLKSIIQKAKLSTSILTCNDVNVVMTVKGLIDPSGRDLAEFAAKFSKSLQKTKVSGQIAELYAEVSSMEDFVEKELKREHEQIFPLSRRELFKTTSHDMINPPVTVPQGNPTPTIVTVPATNPVTITPANPASTPVPIPSTTPVVVPPTNPSVNPPPPITNPVTTPAPVTVPGMQPITNPVTTYPTPPVNVPVTTPVTNPVSPPVTTNAPAIPGQSWCVAKSGSPETALQSALDYACGMGGADCSQIQQGGSCYNPNTLQNHASYAFNSYYQKNPVATSCDFGGTATIVSANPSTGSCVFPLSSTSSSTSTPPSLPTPTPSTSITNPATTPSSPGAGTSGTVTPPSVLNSSSPGSGTTTGFGSETPPGFSTSTSKSASLQPSIGGIILITFFIIRIIILDM